The following are encoded together in the Fundulus heteroclitus isolate FHET01 chromosome 19, MU-UCD_Fhet_4.1, whole genome shotgun sequence genome:
- the tacc3 gene encoding transforming acidic coiled-coil-containing protein 3, which translates to MSSVDVNDENCGVVPAGKHNSLCQDIFCLDQPTGRPSILRQTENLPSKTMPKGAKVCFQTPRRDPLTKRILSPSKTVMSSVDENGKVIESLNLDKSDVLPHETTTPLNQEPSSFPDDNMPIQSGGGYKLDFDNLEAIDPFQGSKKMALSPVCPVVKDPLEAQQTASENLLQEPGVKATLEDTLPYSSSVENSLADVSGANTSSTESSIVTVNLTNVLAIEEEPLCPPTPDEKKLDDVCTGPEESGINTEDAPPPAKGSYSLDFDNLDAINPFQTGGSKIQNSPVVGKQVADSDPAVEENKPADAPEEEETFSAAQLDGKPSATVTQSLSETAESGPADVPVQAGPIKLEFNFSDGGEVKRKPPPKKLGKRSADLKRKEGKPASDPKPAEEAAVKAGSGDAADAAISKTSYSFDFEKFDDPYFNPFGTKTNVVDSPKSSGMPNRALMEAAPAEQNKDPEKEDAASSEKSLFFFSCSAAEMFPPIGPHQASTADHAVLSKTDVEDGQSQQGQDPAEQPSQMGSLDFNEEFVPGSMFMADDFDGQIDYLMQFGSSNFKESALRKQSLYLKFDPLLRESPKKTAGPAAQLLSTAPCGLASRLNDAETESTKGPQNDVINLVEDAAAPVSLSLNPSSSLMLDLLTPPILQSLVPPFPETADVEEAIIDVLKYSQKDMDAAISRVQAEASVKEEQWSAKFKKLQDDGQEMRKVIAEFELLIANMNANQEKEREEAKNNLSKVLAEKEQVSSDLNSMERSFGDLFKRLEKYKEVVEGYKKNEETLKACAQDYLARIKKGEQRYQMLKTHAEEKINLANEEIADVRNKYKAELSALQAQLRREQLKIQSLEKSLDQKGKEVEELTKLCDELISKVQKG; encoded by the exons ATGAGTTCTGTCGACGTCAACGATGAGAACTGTGGGGTCGTCCCAGCAGGAAAGcacaacagcctgtgtcaggacataTTCTGCCTGGATCAGCCCACCGGGAGGCCGTCAATCCTGCGTCAGACAGAGAACCTGCCCAGTAAGACCATGCCGAAGGGCGCTAAG GTTTGTTTTCAGACCCCCAGGAGAGACCCTTTGACTAAAAGGATTTTGTCTCCCAGCAAAACCGTTATGTCCAGTGTGGACGAGAACGGCAAAGTGATCGAATCTCTTAATTTGGATAAATCAGA cGTCTTACCACATGAAACCACTACGCCTCTAAATCAAG AGCCGTCATCGTTCCCTGACGACAACATGCCGATTCAGAGCGGAGGCGGCTATAAGCTAGATTTTGACAACCTAGAGGCCATCGATCCTTTTCAGGGCTCCAAAAAGATGGCCCTCTCCCCTGTGTGCCCTGTTGTCAAAGATCCGCTAGAGGCCCAGCAGACGGCTTCAGAGAATCTCCTCCAGGAACCAGGAGTCAAGGCCACGCTGGAGGACACGCTGCCGTACTCGTCCTCTGTGGAAAACTCTCTGGCGGACGTCTCCGGCGCCAACACCAGCTCCACAGAGAGCAGCATTGTTACCGTGAACCTGACGAATGTACTTGCAATAGAAGAAGAACCTTTGTGTCCACCTACACCTGACGAGAAGAAACTTGATGATGTTTGCACAGGTCCAGAAGAATCCGGCATTAACACGGAGGACGCTCCTCCTCCAGCAAAGGGCTCCTATAGCCTGGATTTTGACAACCTTGATGCAATCAATCCATTCCAGACGGGAGGCTCCAAGATTCAGAATTCCCCTGTGGTTGGAAAGCAGGTGGCGGATAGTGATCCAGCCGTGGAGGAAAATAAACCTGCTGATGctcctgaggaggaggagacgttCTCGGCCGCCCAGCTGGACGGGAAGCCCTCAGCAACAGTGACCCAATCTCTATCAGAAACGGCTGAATCTGGGCCCGCTGATGTCCCGGTTCAAGCGGGACCGATCAAACTCGAGTTCAACTTCAGCGACGGCGGTGAAGTCAAACGGAAACCGCCGCCTAAGAAGCTTGGAAAAAGGTCCGCTGATTTAAAACGTAAAGAAGGAAAGCCGGCGTCTGATCCCAAACCAGCTGAGGAGGCTGCTGTGAAAGCTGGTTCTGGAGATGCTGCAGACGCTGCCATTTCCAAAACTTCCTACTCCTTTGACTTTGAGAAGTTTGATGACCCATACTTCAATCCTTTTGGCACCAAAACAAACGTAGTCGACTCTCCAAAGAGCAGCGGCATGCCCAACCGTGCGCTCATGGAAGCGGCTCctgcagaacaaaacaaagaccCAGAGAAAGAGGACGCTGCATCATCGGAGAAGT ctctgttttttttttcctgcagcgcTGCAGAGATGTTTCCTCCTATTGGGCCCCATCAGGCATCG ACGGCGGATCACGCGGTTCTCTCTAAAACAGACGTGGAAGATGGCCAGAGCCAGCAGGGCCAGGATCCTGCCGAGCAGCCATCTCAGATGGGCTCGCTGGACTTTAATGAAGAGTTTGTTCCTGGATCCATGT TCATGGCCGATGACTTCGATGGGCAGATTGATTACCTTATGCAGTTTGGCTCCAGCAAT TTTAAGGAGTCAGCACTGAGGAAACAGTCGTTGTACCTGAAGTTTGATCCCCTCCTGAGAGAAAGTCCGAAGAAAACTGCTGGCCCTGCCGCTCAGCTGCTCTCTACTGCCCCTTGTGGACTGGCGTCACG GCTCAATGATGCAGAGACAGAGTCAACTAAAGGGCCACAAAATGATGTCATCAATCTGGTGGAGGATGCAGCGGCCCCCGTGAGTCTCAGCCTGAATCCGTCGAGCAGTTTGATGTTGGACCTCCTGACT cctCCGATCCTACAGAGTCTGGTCCCTCCGTTTCCAGAAACTGCAGATGTCGAAGAGGCCATCATTGATGTGCTGAAGTACAGCCAGAAGGACATGGATGCAGCCATCTCCAGGGTGCAGGCCGAG GCCAGCGTGAAAGAGGAGCAGTGGAGTGCCAAGTTTAAAAAGCTGCAAGATGACGGTCAAGAAATGAG GAAAGTAATTGCAGAATTTGAGCTGTTAATTGCAAACATGAATG CCAATCAAgagaaggagagggaggaggCCAAGAATAATCTCAGCAAGGTTCTGGCGGAGAAGGAGCAGGTGTCCAGCGACCTGAACTCCATGGAGAGATCGTTCGGCGACCTGTTTAAGAGACTCGAAAAGTACAAGGAAGTAGTGGAGGGCTACAAAAAG AACGAGGAGACGCTGAAGGCCTGCGCACAGGACTACCTGGCGAGGATAAAAAAGGGGGAGCAACGCTACCAGATGCTGAAGACTCACGCCGAGGAGAAAATTAACCT GGCTAATGAAGAAATTGCGGATGTGCGAAACAAATATAAGGCGGAGCTTTCGGCTCTTCAGGCACAACTGCGGCGGGAGCAGCTGAAGATTCAGTCGTTGGAGAAGAGCCTGGATCAGAAG GGAAAAGAGGTGGAAGAGCTCACCAAGCTCTGCGATGAGCTGATATCCAAAGTCCAAAAAGGATGA